One Streptomyces sp. ML-6 genomic region harbors:
- a CDS encoding ABC transporter ATP-binding protein — MSDVLELVDVSVVRDGRALVDDVSWSVKEGERWVILGPNGAGKTTLLNIASSYLFPTTGTATVLGEQLGGVGTDVFELRPRIGIAGIAMAEKLPRRQTVLQTVLTAAYGMTATWHEDYEAVDEERARAFLDRLGMTEYLDRKFGTLSEGERKRTLIARAMMTDPELLLLDEPAAGLDLGGREDLVRRLGRLARDPYAPSMIMVTHHVEEIAPGFTHVLMIRQGKVLAAGPMETELTSRNLSLCFGLPLVVEHTGDRYTAHGLPLS; from the coding sequence ATGAGCGATGTACTGGAGCTGGTGGACGTATCCGTGGTCCGCGACGGACGCGCTCTGGTGGACGACGTCTCATGGTCGGTCAAGGAGGGGGAGCGCTGGGTCATCCTCGGCCCGAACGGCGCCGGCAAGACCACCCTCCTCAACATCGCGTCCAGCTACCTCTTCCCGACCACCGGCACCGCCACGGTCCTCGGCGAGCAGCTCGGCGGCGTCGGCACCGACGTCTTCGAGCTCCGCCCCCGCATCGGCATCGCGGGCATCGCCATGGCCGAGAAGCTGCCCCGGCGCCAGACCGTCCTGCAGACCGTGCTCACCGCCGCGTACGGCATGACCGCCACCTGGCACGAGGACTACGAGGCCGTCGACGAGGAGCGCGCCCGCGCCTTCCTCGACCGGCTCGGCATGACCGAGTACCTCGACCGCAAGTTCGGCACCCTGTCCGAGGGCGAGCGCAAGCGCACCCTGATCGCCCGCGCCATGATGACCGACCCCGAGCTGCTGCTCCTCGACGAGCCGGCGGCGGGACTCGACCTCGGAGGCCGCGAGGACCTGGTCCGCCGCCTCGGCCGACTGGCCCGCGACCCGTATGCCCCTTCCATGATCATGGTCACCCACCACGTCGAGGAGATCGCCCCCGGCTTCACGCACGTCCTGATGATCCGTCAGGGCAAGGTGCTCGCCGCCGGCCCCATGGAGACCGAGCTCACCTCCCGCAACCTCTCCCTCTGCTTCGGCCTGCCGCTCGTCGTGGAACACACCGGCGACCGGTACACCGCCCACGGCCTGCCGCTCTCCTGA